The following proteins are encoded in a genomic region of Bacillus sp. FJAT-22090:
- the sdhB gene encoding succinate dehydrogenase iron-sulfur subunit, whose translation MVTATETKKVAFEILRQDTPESTPYWEKFEVNYRPNMNVISALMEIRQNPVNADGKATSPVTWDMNCLEEVCGACSMVINDKPRQSCSALVDQLTQPIRLAPMKTFPVVRDLQVDRTRMFDSLKKVKAWVPIDGSYELGEGPRMPERKRQWAYELSKCMTCGVCLEACPNVNSGSNFIGPAPLSQVRLFNAHPTGSMNKDERLNAIMGDGGLANCGNAQNCVVACPKGIPLTTSIAALNRDTTVQMFKNFFGSDHMVD comes from the coding sequence ATGGTTACAGCGACAGAAACAAAAAAAGTTGCTTTTGAGATTCTCCGCCAAGATACTCCTGAATCTACACCGTATTGGGAAAAGTTCGAAGTGAACTATCGTCCTAATATGAACGTTATCTCTGCCTTAATGGAAATTCGTCAAAATCCAGTCAATGCTGATGGAAAAGCGACGTCTCCAGTAACATGGGATATGAACTGTCTAGAGGAAGTATGCGGAGCTTGTTCAATGGTTATAAATGATAAGCCACGTCAATCATGTTCAGCACTTGTTGATCAATTGACTCAACCTATTCGTTTGGCACCAATGAAAACTTTCCCAGTAGTTCGTGACCTTCAAGTTGATAGAACTCGTATGTTTGATTCTTTGAAAAAAGTAAAAGCATGGGTTCCAATTGATGGATCATACGAACTTGGAGAAGGTCCTCGTATGCCTGAACGTAAGCGTCAGTGGGCGTATGAATTATCTAAATGTATGACTTGTGGTGTTTGTTTGGAAGCTTGTCCTAATGTTAATAGCGGTTCTAACTTTATTGGACCAGCACCACTTTCACAAGTACGTTTATTTAACGCTCACCCAACAGGTTCTATGAACAAAGATGAAAGATTAAACGCTATAATGGGAGACGGAGGCCTTGCAAACTGTGGTAACGCACAAAACTGTGTAGTTGCATGTCCAAAAGGTATTCCGTTAACAACATCCATTGCAGCTTTAAACCGTGATACAACTGTTCAAATGTTCAAAAACTTCTTCGGAAGCGATCACATGGTCGATTAA
- a CDS encoding Ger(x)C family spore germination C-terminal domain-containing protein translates to MAGLKVNLKPQVENYMIVILDDIKVKVDPIVNNDVVKFDINVSVNADVSVFQGNITSEEIRKGVIKQVKKEINETYKEGIKNDIDIYRLSEQVYRKNVKTWKKQQTDGKIKLNGDSIRNLNVSVIKVYSGRNSFKETIQ, encoded by the coding sequence ATGGCTGGATTAAAGGTCAATTTAAAACCTCAAGTGGAGAACTATATGATTGTAATATTAGATGATATTAAAGTAAAAGTAGATCCAATAGTCAATAATGATGTAGTGAAATTTGATATCAATGTAAGTGTGAATGCAGATGTTAGTGTCTTTCAAGGAAATATAACATCTGAAGAAATTCGAAAGGGTGTTATTAAGCAAGTGAAAAAAGAGATAAACGAAACATATAAAGAAGGCATAAAAAATGATATTGATATTTACCGACTGTCTGAACAGGTTTACAGAAAAAACGTAAAGACTTGGAAAAAACAACAAACAGATGGAAAGATAAAGCTCAACGGGGACTCCATACGAAATCTTAATGTTAGCGTAATCAAGGTCTATTCAGGTAGAAATTCATTTAAAGAAACAATTCAATAA
- the rph gene encoding ribonuclease PH has translation MTTRTDGRNVDQLRDIQIETNYLIHPEGSVLITVGRTKVICNATIEDRVPPFLRGQGKGWITAEYSMLPRATQSRTQREASKGKVTGRTMEIQRLIGRALRSVVDLESIGEKTIWIDCDVIQADGGTRTASITGAFVALTIALGKLYEEKNLPVFPVRHYLAATSVGIIDNVGVVLDLNYEEDSSAAVDMNIVQTSSGEYVELQGTGEEATFSKKELLVLLEFGEIGIQQLMSVQRNALGELANKIGDKGQVLE, from the coding sequence ATGACAACAAGAACTGATGGTAGAAATGTAGATCAACTAAGGGATATACAAATAGAAACAAATTATTTAATTCATCCAGAAGGCTCCGTATTAATAACAGTTGGACGAACAAAGGTCATTTGTAACGCAACGATTGAAGATAGAGTGCCACCTTTTTTAAGAGGACAAGGTAAGGGCTGGATTACTGCAGAATATTCTATGCTTCCACGAGCTACGCAATCTCGTACACAACGAGAAGCATCAAAAGGTAAAGTAACAGGTCGTACTATGGAAATACAACGTCTAATAGGACGAGCGTTGCGTTCGGTAGTCGACCTAGAAAGCATTGGTGAAAAAACCATTTGGATCGATTGTGATGTTATCCAAGCGGATGGGGGAACCAGAACAGCTAGTATAACAGGAGCATTTGTTGCTTTAACGATTGCACTTGGTAAATTGTATGAAGAAAAGAACTTGCCAGTATTTCCTGTGCGTCATTATTTAGCAGCGACAAGTGTTGGAATTATTGATAATGTTGGTGTTGTATTAGATTTAAACTACGAGGAAGATTCTTCAGCAGCGGTGGATATGAACATTGTTCAAACAAGTAGTGGAGAGTATGTGGAACTACAAGGCACTGGGGAAGAAGCAACTTTTTCGAAAAAAGAGTTATTGGTACTGCTTGAGTTTGGAGAGATTGGTATTCAACAACTAATGAGTGTTCAACGAAACGCACTTGGAGAGTTGGCCAATAAAATCGGTGATAAAGGTCAGGTGTTAGAATGA
- a CDS encoding XTP/dITP diphosphatase, with protein MIKIIIATKNKGKAKDFEALFGPLGYEVLTLHDVAEDMDVEETGTTFEENALLKATALAERLQTMVIADDSGLEIDALDGRPGIYSARYAGEEKSDEANIVKVLKELENVADSNRTARFVCAIAVASPSIEPITVRGTCEGVIAREKRGSNGFGYDPIFYVPSENRMMAELSGEEKGAISHRGNAIKKLSVKLPELLKGE; from the coding sequence ATGATAAAAATTATTATTGCAACAAAAAACAAAGGAAAAGCAAAAGATTTTGAAGCACTATTTGGACCACTTGGCTATGAAGTCTTAACTTTGCATGATGTTGCAGAAGATATGGATGTAGAAGAAACTGGCACTACATTTGAAGAAAATGCATTGTTAAAGGCGACAGCCCTAGCAGAGCGTTTACAAACGATGGTCATAGCAGATGATAGCGGATTAGAAATTGATGCGTTAGACGGACGTCCAGGCATCTATTCTGCACGATACGCAGGAGAAGAAAAAAGTGATGAAGCAAATATTGTTAAAGTGTTAAAAGAGCTTGAAAATGTGGCTGATTCAAACCGCACAGCAAGATTTGTTTGTGCTATTGCAGTTGCTTCTCCTTCAATTGAACCAATAACAGTAAGAGGGACTTGTGAAGGGGTTATTGCAAGAGAAAAAAGAGGAAGCAATGGGTTTGGATATGATCCAATTTTTTATGTTCCATCTGAAAATAGGATGATGGCTGAATTATCTGGAGAAGAAAAAGGTGCAATTTCTCATAGAGGTAATGCAATTAAAAAATTGTCGGTCAAGCTACCTGAGTTATTGAAGGGCGAATAG
- a CDS encoding metallophosphoesterase family protein — MKLLIISDTHQDTKTMEEVIQHHHEVDTIIHCGDSELDFSYFADKPIYVVRGNCDFDLQFPEEQVFKVGDEIVYVTHGHKHRVKSTLMPLSYRAQELNASIVCFGHSHLIGAEINNGILFVNPGSLHKPRGRKEKSYAIVEKHKDGWNVFFYSSEHIIIENIILKF; from the coding sequence ATGAAGTTATTAATTATCAGTGATACTCATCAGGATACAAAAACAATGGAAGAAGTTATCCAACATCACCATGAAGTTGATACGATCATCCATTGTGGAGATAGTGAACTGGACTTTTCATACTTTGCAGATAAACCAATTTATGTTGTTCGTGGGAACTGTGATTTTGATTTACAATTTCCGGAGGAACAGGTGTTTAAAGTGGGAGATGAAATTGTGTATGTTACTCATGGGCATAAGCATAGAGTGAAATCAACGCTTATGCCACTGAGTTATCGTGCACAAGAATTAAATGCGTCCATTGTGTGCTTTGGTCATTCTCATTTGATTGGTGCAGAAATAAACAATGGCATTCTTTTTGTGAATCCCGGCAGCTTACATAAGCCACGTGGCCGTAAAGAAAAAAGCTATGCTATTGTTGAAAAGCACAAAGATGGGTGGAATGTATTTTTCTATTCCTCCGAGCATATTATTATTGAAAATATAATTTTAAAGTTTTAG
- a CDS encoding helix-turn-helix domain-containing protein: MALYDSNQHRSILTSRERQIFQLLVEDYSTKEISVQLSISEKTVRNHISNTIQKLGVSGRSQAIVELLRLGELSLN; this comes from the coding sequence ATGGCATTGTATGATAGTAATCAGCATCGATCAATACTGACGAGCAGGGAACGTCAAATATTTCAGTTATTAGTAGAGGATTATTCTACAAAAGAAATATCTGTACAGTTATCTATAAGTGAAAAAACAGTAAGAAATCATATTTCCAATACGATACAAAAATTAGGAGTATCGGGTAGGTCACAAGCGATTGTCGAATTATTACGATTAGGTGAACTATCGTTGAATTAA
- a CDS encoding acyl-CoA thioesterase yields MRASYIEDIKSWEQEFTFYSEVSVRFSETDMFGHLNNTVTFAYFEYARIEFLKHIKLMNDWLNPTNETIPVVADLQCDYLRQVFFDEKLRIYVKINSVGSSSIDIHYMAKNVKQEIVFTGRGTMVQIDKKTGKGSKWSEEKLKVFNK; encoded by the coding sequence ATGAGAGCTAGTTACATAGAAGATATAAAAAGTTGGGAGCAGGAATTTACTTTTTATTCAGAAGTAAGTGTTCGTTTTTCAGAAACAGATATGTTCGGACATTTAAATAATACGGTGACTTTTGCGTATTTTGAGTATGCACGTATTGAGTTTCTAAAACATATAAAGTTAATGAATGATTGGCTAAACCCTACTAATGAAACCATCCCAGTTGTTGCTGATTTGCAATGCGATTACTTGAGACAAGTGTTTTTCGATGAAAAGCTTCGAATTTATGTAAAAATCAATTCTGTAGGTTCTTCATCCATAGATATCCATTACATGGCTAAAAATGTGAAGCAGGAAATCGTCTTCACTGGAAGAGGTACGATGGTGCAAATTGATAAAAAAACAGGAAAAGGATCAAAATGGTCCGAAGAAAAATTAAAAGTTTTTAATAAGTAG
- a CDS encoding MarR family winged helix-turn-helix transcriptional regulator — protein MADETKNAHHDHQEVAFLEKELRHISGIIKQKGRQILNAYTITPPQFVALQWLLEQGDMTIGDLSNKMYLAFSTTTDLIDRMERSELVQRIRDDQDRRVVRIHLLKEGERIIEEVIAKRQNYLEDILKQFNKDEVANLSTLLEKLHQEMKKN, from the coding sequence ATGGCAGATGAAACAAAAAATGCACACCATGATCATCAAGAGGTTGCTTTTTTAGAAAAAGAACTTAGACATATATCGGGCATCATCAAGCAAAAAGGGCGTCAAATTTTAAATGCCTATACAATAACTCCCCCACAGTTTGTGGCACTTCAATGGCTCTTGGAGCAAGGAGATATGACAATTGGCGATTTATCAAATAAAATGTATTTAGCTTTTAGTACAACGACCGATTTAATCGACCGGATGGAAAGAAGCGAACTTGTTCAAAGAATTAGAGATGATCAAGATCGTCGTGTAGTGCGAATACATTTATTAAAAGAAGGCGAACGTATCATTGAAGAAGTAATAGCTAAAAGACAAAATTATTTAGAAGACATACTAAAACAATTTAACAAAGACGAAGTAGCAAATCTATCTACATTATTGGAAAAATTACATCAAGAGATGAAAAAGAACTGA
- a CDS encoding amidohydrolase, whose translation MKAIYTNGTFYTMNPLKPTVQAIVVDNERILDMGAHEDMILQWGRKGTPIINMEEKTIIPGLIDSHLHISSVGINSLELNLIGIKSKDELLAAIKKKASTLLPGEWILGRGWDENIFPDKRIPSIQELDYVAPYFPLFLPRICGHAFLVNSRALSLCGYHADMFIPYGGTIVTDPTSHKPTGLLLETASTLITKHIPQKSFSQLKDALKNALQDAVSLGLTSIHTNDPNYLGGASQTYKLFNELVNKEGISPRSNLLMDYDYLEELKASSMFTGYGNNKVMIGAIKLFADGALGGRTALLSQPYEDDGNNLGNAMYDNDELFQIIKDIRENNMPVAIHAIGDLALKNVLDSLDLFEPTRFRDRLIHVSILNEVLMERLKGSHRISDVQPKFVTSDYPWIIDRLGEYRAKFAYPFKTLLQNGVLCAGGSDAPIEPLNPLLGIHAAVTRKKREETHDGYNVQEKLSMYEAIQLFTLGGAYATNEEYEKGTLERGKLCDMTVLSQDPFRMKSADELLTTKVEMTVIGGEIKYRNNELIN comes from the coding sequence TTGAAGGCGATATATACAAATGGTACTTTCTATACAATGAATCCTCTTAAACCTACTGTTCAGGCTATTGTTGTTGATAATGAAAGAATTTTAGATATGGGAGCGCATGAAGATATGATTCTTCAATGGGGGAGAAAAGGAACCCCCATTATTAACATGGAAGAAAAAACTATAATACCAGGTTTGATTGACAGTCATCTACATATTTCAAGTGTAGGGATTAATTCTTTAGAGCTTAATCTTATTGGCATAAAATCGAAAGATGAGCTACTAGCTGCGATTAAGAAAAAAGCAAGCACATTATTGCCAGGAGAATGGATTTTAGGTCGTGGGTGGGATGAAAATATTTTTCCTGATAAACGAATTCCTTCCATACAAGAACTGGACTATGTTGCTCCTTACTTTCCGCTTTTTTTACCTCGAATATGTGGACACGCATTTTTAGTAAACAGTCGTGCCCTTTCACTCTGTGGATATCATGCCGATATGTTCATTCCGTACGGTGGCACTATCGTAACAGATCCTACTAGCCATAAACCTACTGGCTTATTGCTTGAAACTGCTTCAACCCTCATTACAAAACATATACCCCAAAAAAGTTTTTCACAGTTAAAAGATGCTTTAAAAAATGCACTACAAGATGCAGTTAGCCTTGGATTAACAAGCATACACACAAATGACCCTAATTATTTAGGAGGTGCAAGTCAAACCTACAAACTATTCAATGAGCTTGTAAATAAAGAAGGCATCAGTCCAAGAAGTAATCTTTTAATGGACTATGATTATTTAGAAGAATTAAAAGCATCCAGTATGTTTACAGGTTATGGAAATAATAAAGTGATGATCGGAGCAATCAAGCTTTTTGCAGATGGCGCATTAGGAGGCAGAACCGCTCTACTTTCTCAGCCTTATGAAGATGATGGAAATAACCTTGGAAATGCGATGTATGATAATGATGAACTTTTTCAAATTATTAAAGATATCCGAGAAAATAATATGCCTGTTGCCATACACGCTATTGGTGACTTAGCTTTAAAAAATGTTTTAGATAGTTTAGATTTATTCGAACCAACTAGATTTAGAGATAGACTCATTCATGTATCTATTTTAAATGAAGTATTGATGGAAAGACTAAAAGGTTCACATCGAATTTCGGATGTACAACCAAAGTTTGTAACAAGTGATTACCCATGGATTATAGATAGATTAGGTGAATACAGAGCTAAGTTTGCTTATCCATTTAAAACACTTTTACAAAACGGGGTATTGTGTGCAGGTGGTTCAGATGCACCAATCGAACCGTTAAATCCATTGTTAGGAATTCATGCAGCTGTGACACGCAAGAAAAGAGAAGAGACTCACGATGGATATAATGTACAAGAGAAATTGTCCATGTATGAAGCGATTCAACTTTTTACTCTAGGAGGTGCTTATGCAACAAACGAGGAATATGAGAAGGGAACACTTGAAAGAGGAAAACTATGTGATATGACGGTACTCTCACAAGACCCATTTCGTATGAAAAGTGCTGATGAGTTGTTGACTACAAAAGTAGAAATGACAGTAATCGGCGGAGAAATTAAATACCGAAATAACGAACTAATTAACTAA
- the racE gene encoding glutamate racemase, which yields MKAPIGVIDSGVGGLTVAKEIMRLLPNEEIIYIGDTARCPYGPRSSGEVRKFTWQLATALSKMNIKMLVIACNTATAVALDSLSKKMPFPVIGVIFPGARAAMKATKKNEIVVLGTSGTIKSGAYEEAITALNTSSKVIPLACPTFVPLVESNEYEGEFARNMVFNTLLPLQNEQFDTVILGCTHYPLLQKYIEEAVGPQVKVLSSAEETAQEVLEYLDYHQMHNPLSDYKQPIFYTTGSIPIFKTIVEKWLVLQNADVRTISFT from the coding sequence GTGAAAGCCCCGATTGGCGTTATAGACTCTGGAGTTGGCGGTTTAACAGTCGCAAAAGAAATTATGCGACTTTTGCCGAATGAAGAAATTATTTATATTGGTGATACTGCAAGATGTCCATATGGACCGCGTTCAAGCGGAGAAGTACGTAAGTTTACATGGCAATTAGCAACTGCCTTGTCTAAAATGAACATTAAAATGCTGGTCATTGCTTGTAATACAGCAACGGCTGTTGCACTTGATTCTTTAAGCAAAAAAATGCCCTTTCCAGTAATTGGTGTTATTTTTCCAGGCGCACGTGCGGCGATGAAAGCTACAAAAAAAAATGAAATTGTAGTCTTAGGTACAAGCGGTACAATAAAAAGTGGGGCTTATGAAGAGGCTATAACTGCTCTGAATACATCGAGCAAAGTTATACCGCTTGCATGCCCTACTTTCGTGCCTCTTGTGGAAAGCAATGAGTATGAAGGGGAATTTGCCCGTAATATGGTATTTAACACGTTATTACCATTGCAAAATGAACAATTTGATACGGTCATCCTTGGATGTACGCATTACCCTTTATTACAAAAATACATAGAGGAAGCTGTTGGCCCTCAGGTAAAGGTGCTTTCCTCGGCAGAGGAAACAGCCCAGGAAGTATTAGAGTACTTGGATTATCATCAAATGCATAATCCACTTTCGGATTACAAACAGCCAATATTCTATACAACTGGCTCTATTCCAATCTTTAAGACAATTGTCGAGAAGTGGTTAGTACTGCAAAATGCGGATGTAAGAACAATTTCATTTACATGA
- the ku gene encoding non-homologous end joining protein Ku, whose amino-acid sequence MHTVWKGSISFGLVNIPIKLHTATENKDIKLRQLHKECHTPISYQKVCEGCKQEVKSEDIVKAYEYSKNKFVILDEEELEKLRKENEDKAVEIIDFVKLEEIDPIYFERSYFMAPDSGGGKAYSLLRKALLESGKIGIAKIIIRSKEQLAVVRVYKETLMMETIHFPDEVRSTQDVPNIPSEQEVVQRELETALLLVDQLTTAFDPEKYTDDYRTALMELIEEKKTGNQIVTATDEKQPVAPSNVTDLMSALQASLDKTKKKKPATRKRTTKAKTLA is encoded by the coding sequence ATGCATACAGTTTGGAAAGGAAGTATTAGCTTTGGCTTAGTTAATATTCCGATTAAGCTTCACACTGCAACGGAAAATAAAGATATTAAATTAAGACAACTTCATAAGGAATGCCATACACCTATCAGTTATCAAAAAGTTTGTGAAGGGTGTAAACAAGAAGTAAAAAGTGAAGATATCGTAAAAGCATATGAGTACTCCAAGAATAAATTTGTTATTTTGGATGAGGAAGAACTGGAGAAATTAAGAAAAGAAAATGAGGATAAGGCAGTAGAAATAATCGACTTCGTAAAATTGGAGGAAATAGATCCTATTTACTTTGAACGTAGTTATTTCATGGCTCCAGATAGCGGAGGAGGAAAAGCCTACTCCCTTTTAAGAAAGGCTTTACTTGAGTCAGGAAAAATTGGCATAGCCAAAATCATTATTAGATCCAAGGAGCAGTTAGCGGTAGTCCGAGTGTATAAAGAGACATTAATGATGGAAACTATTCATTTTCCAGATGAAGTTAGAAGCACTCAAGACGTTCCAAATATCCCTAGCGAACAAGAAGTTGTGCAACGAGAACTCGAGACGGCTCTATTATTGGTCGATCAGTTAACAACCGCGTTCGATCCTGAAAAGTACACAGATGACTATCGTACCGCTCTAATGGAGTTAATTGAAGAAAAGAAAACAGGCAATCAAATAGTGACAGCAACAGATGAAAAACAACCTGTTGCCCCTTCCAATGTGACAGATTTAATGTCCGCTCTACAAGCTTCCCTTGATAAAACGAAAAAGAAAAAGCCTGCAACAAGAAAGAGAACAACAAAAGCAAAAACTTTAGCGTGA
- a CDS encoding manganese catalase family protein, whose product MYYYKEELINIITPDKPDPQAARVLQEILGGHYGEMRTMMQYFFQSSNFRGKETQFRDLLRGVFLEEIAHVELVQNTINQLLNDSGESAIPGNAGMDNAPLDDAVRHANPHHFIVGAQASLPVDAAGNPWNGSWVYAHGNLIADLLNNVVLESTGVLQKTRIYEMSSNKTFRETLAFLIVRDNAHQNAFAKALETLGVDWGKIFPIPNYDINKYPECKKYVDMGFHNSQFNFRLDPTRIAEVFQGQSPSRNDGTLAVTDPPQGYPVPLMPDMQNEHSPGLSDMNK is encoded by the coding sequence ATGTATTATTACAAAGAAGAACTAATTAATATAATTACACCAGACAAACCTGATCCACAAGCAGCAAGAGTTTTACAAGAAATACTTGGTGGACATTATGGTGAAATGAGAACGATGATGCAATACTTTTTCCAAAGCTCCAATTTTAGAGGAAAAGAAACGCAATTTCGCGACTTGCTTCGAGGTGTTTTCTTGGAAGAAATCGCCCATGTAGAACTTGTACAAAATACAATAAATCAGTTATTAAATGACTCAGGTGAATCTGCAATTCCAGGAAACGCTGGAATGGATAATGCCCCACTAGATGATGCTGTAAGACATGCAAACCCGCATCATTTTATCGTTGGAGCACAAGCTTCTCTACCAGTAGATGCAGCCGGAAATCCATGGAACGGTTCTTGGGTGTATGCACACGGCAATCTAATTGCGGATTTATTAAACAACGTTGTACTAGAATCAACAGGAGTATTACAAAAGACTCGAATTTACGAAATGAGTTCGAACAAAACCTTCCGGGAAACGCTCGCTTTTTTAATCGTACGTGATAATGCACATCAAAATGCTTTCGCAAAGGCTTTAGAAACACTAGGGGTAGATTGGGGAAAAATTTTCCCAATTCCTAATTACGATATTAACAAGTATCCAGAATGTAAAAAGTATGTTGATATGGGATTCCATAATTCCCAATTTAATTTTAGACTGGACCCGACTAGAATAGCTGAAGTATTTCAGGGACAATCACCAAGTAGAAATGATGGAACTCTTGCGGTTACAGATCCTCCTCAAGGATACCCAGTGCCACTAATGCCAGATATGCAAAATGAGCATAGCCCTGGATTGTCGGATATGAATAAGTAA
- a CDS encoding alanine/glycine:cation symporter family protein, protein MDAVLETIVGWLWGLPLIFTVLFVGLYFTIGSKLFQFGYLPHIFKSTFGKVFSKRDKSKDLKGILTPFQAVSTAIGGSVGVGNIGGVATAIAIGGPGAVFWMWITALLGMITKTVEVTLSVYYRNTDEKGNPYGGPTYYMEKGLGEEKKFKYWKVPAILFGFGIFTTFFITLQNYTISEALSSSFNIGMIPASLIYLTIIYIIIYGGIKRIGEIASLLVPFMCLFYVIAGLFIIFKNYSEIIPVFGLIFDSAFSGMAAVGGFTGAAIAQVIRMGVARAVYSNEAGWGTSPMIHSTAKTDHPIKQGMWGAVEVFVDTIIVCSITAFTIIITGVWSSGLDGAALTLSAFEIGIGEFGRYIITISIFLFGLTTSTGWYTYYEILLRHVFKDEKKITLKYKILTLFKWLYPIPGSLMVIYAVMYNLPGKAVWYFADITTAIPTFVNLVVILILSKKFFELLRDYKARYLNIGVVDPNFSVFYEDKMKKGNR, encoded by the coding sequence ATGGATGCTGTACTTGAAACAATTGTTGGATGGCTATGGGGATTACCACTAATTTTCACTGTTTTATTTGTCGGGTTATATTTCACCATTGGGAGCAAGCTATTCCAGTTCGGGTATTTACCTCATATCTTTAAATCTACCTTTGGTAAAGTATTTTCAAAGCGAGACAAGTCGAAAGATTTGAAAGGAATATTAACTCCATTTCAAGCCGTAAGTACAGCAATTGGCGGAAGTGTAGGCGTTGGAAATATCGGGGGAGTTGCTACAGCCATCGCAATTGGTGGTCCTGGAGCGGTTTTTTGGATGTGGATCACAGCACTTCTTGGTATGATAACGAAAACCGTAGAAGTAACATTATCTGTTTACTATCGCAACACAGATGAAAAAGGAAATCCGTATGGCGGTCCAACCTATTACATGGAAAAAGGGCTTGGTGAAGAAAAGAAATTTAAATATTGGAAAGTGCCCGCCATTCTCTTTGGTTTTGGAATCTTTACAACGTTTTTTATTACGCTTCAAAATTATACGATTTCTGAAGCATTGAGCTCGTCGTTTAATATTGGTATGATTCCCGCTTCTCTTATCTATTTAACAATTATTTATATCATCATTTACGGTGGCATCAAGCGTATTGGTGAAATTGCCTCTTTACTTGTGCCTTTCATGTGTTTGTTTTATGTTATTGCGGGTCTATTTATTATTTTCAAAAATTACTCCGAAATTATCCCTGTCTTTGGTTTAATATTTGACAGTGCATTTTCTGGAATGGCAGCTGTCGGCGGTTTTACTGGTGCTGCTATTGCTCAAGTAATCCGTATGGGTGTAGCGCGTGCCGTGTATAGTAATGAAGCTGGCTGGGGAACTTCTCCAATGATTCACTCTACAGCGAAAACGGATCATCCTATTAAACAAGGTATGTGGGGAGCAGTAGAAGTTTTTGTTGATACGATTATTGTTTGTTCGATTACAGCTTTTACAATCATCATTACGGGTGTTTGGTCGTCTGGCTTAGATGGTGCTGCATTAACATTGTCTGCTTTTGAAATTGGAATCGGTGAATTCGGTCGTTATATTATCACCATATCAATTTTCTTATTTGGGCTAACAACTTCTACCGGATGGTATACGTACTATGAAATCTTATTAAGACACGTGTTTAAAGACGAGAAAAAGATTACGCTAAAATATAAAATTCTAACCCTTTTCAAGTGGCTGTATCCAATTCCTGGATCATTGATGGTTATTTACGCTGTAATGTATAATCTCCCTGGAAAAGCAGTTTGGTATTTTGCAGACATAACAACTGCCATTCCGACATTTGTAAACTTAGTTGTTATATTAATACTTAGTAAAAAATTCTTTGAATTACTTCGAGATTATAAGGCTAGATATTTAAATATAGGAGTAGTTGACCCAAATTTTAGTGTCTTTTATGAAGATAAAATGAAGAAAGGGAATAGGTAG